From the Actinomyces sp. zg-332 genome, the window TTTACTAGACCTAAGCGTTGGTAAATAGTCTGTTTTTTCAAGAATTTCAGTCAAAATTTGTGCTGACTTTCCCGCTTCTTTATCTAAGTTTTTACATTTTTTGATGCTTTCCCAAAAATCACATAGATTTTTCTGTGCTACTTTAGTTAGTTTTACTCCTTCATATTTTTCTAAAACATACCCAAATAAGGAGTCTAATACATCACCTATGCCTATTTTATTTTCTTTAGCAACTTCTATTATTGTATTTTGTGCTTTAGGCCCAATGCCTCGTTTTGGTTCATTTACTATACGTAAAAAGTTTGTTATATCATCAGGATTAGCTATCAAGTGTAAATATGCTAAAGCATCTTTTATTTCTTTTCGATCGTAAAATTTCGTTCCACCAACTATAGTATATGCGATAGTTGACTTAGCTAGTTCTGCTTCTAATGGCCCAGATTGGGAGTTAGTTCGGTAGAAAATAGCTATATCGCTACCTTTATATCCTTCGAGCAAAAGTTCTTGTATTCGCTGGCTAATGTAGTAAGATTCCTCATATTCGCTGTCTCCCACATAGATAGTAATTTTATCTCCGTTGCCATTAGCTGACCAAAGATTTTTTTCACGTCTACCTATGTTTTGTGAAATTACACTATTAGCAGCTTGTAGTATATTTCCTGTAGAACGGTAGTTTTGTTCCAGTAGTATGCATTCAGCGTTAGTAAAGTCTCGTTCAAATTCTTCAATATTTCGTATGGTCGCACCACGGAAAGCATAAATTGATTGATCAGAGTCTCCAACCACAGTCAAATAAGAGTTAGTTTCTTCACTGCCTTCAGCCCCCTCTACAATACTTTTTACCAAAACATATTGAGCATAGTTCGTATCTTGATATTCATCCACTAGTATATGTTTGAAACGGTTGTGATATTTTTCAGCTATTTCCGGAAAATTTTTAAACAGATAGACTGTTTCGCTAAGTAAATCATCAAAGTCAAAAGCAGATGCTGCTCTTAGTTGGTTTTGGTATTCAACATATATTTGTGCAATTATTTTGTTAGACTCGTTTTCTTCAGCTTCTTCCAAAGCGGTTTGAGAATCAATGAGGTTATTCTTCCAATCAGATATTTGTGTAATTGTCTCTTTTATTGGATAAGTAGTAGTTGAAATATTTTGAGCCAAGTATATATTTTTTATAAGCTTTTTGACGTCAATGGTGTCATATATAGAAAAAGCTGAATTAATTCCAAGTAGTGAATGTTCCATGCGTAATATCCGAACACACATAGAGTGGAAAGTACATATCCACATACTTTCTAAGTCAGAACCTATTAAATCAGCAACTCTTTCTCGCATTTCTTTTGCAGCTTTATTTGTGAATGTTATAGCTAAAATCTCATTAGGTGAAAGTAATTTTTCTTCAAGAATATGAGCAATACGCCTAGTAAGTACTCGAGTTTTGCCACTACCAGCTCCTGCCACTACAAGTAAATATTTCCCAGAGTAACAAACAGCTTTTCTTTGTTCAGCATTTAAATCTTGAAGTAAATCCATTATGAGTCCTTGCCGCAAAATATTCTAGGCATTAATTATATAACTAAATACTTAGTCTAAAGAATAAAGTTACATGTACGAAATATTTTTGTAACTTGTAAAAACTATACTATAGAATATTTCTTGACATTGCCCAGTGCATTAACTCATTTCTGTTTGATAATTGAAGTTTACGCAAAACTGAACTAACGTGACTTTCAACTGTTTTCATGGAAATAAATAATTCAGCAGCTGTTTCTTTATAAG encodes:
- a CDS encoding ATP-dependent helicase, whose protein sequence is MDLLQDLNAEQRKAVCYSGKYLLVVAGAGSGKTRVLTRRIAHILEEKLLSPNEILAITFTNKAAKEMRERVADLIGSDLESMWICTFHSMCVRILRMEHSLLGINSAFSIYDTIDVKKLIKNIYLAQNISTTTYPIKETITQISDWKNNLIDSQTALEEAEENESNKIIAQIYVEYQNQLRAASAFDFDDLLSETVYLFKNFPEIAEKYHNRFKHILVDEYQDTNYAQYVLVKSIVEGAEGSEETNSYLTVVGDSDQSIYAFRGATIRNIEEFERDFTNAECILLEQNYRSTGNILQAANSVISQNIGRREKNLWSANGNGDKITIYVGDSEYEESYYISQRIQELLLEGYKGSDIAIFYRTNSQSGPLEAELAKSTIAYTIVGGTKFYDRKEIKDALAYLHLIANPDDITNFLRIVNEPKRGIGPKAQNTIIEVAKENKIGIGDVLDSLFGYVLEKYEGVKLTKVAQKNLCDFWESIKKCKNLDKEAGKSAQILTEILEKTDYLPTLRSSKDVQDQARVENLTQFQSIIEEFIKEYPQAHLTDFLENVSLMTDLDNVSQENTGEVTLMTVHTSKGLEFPVVFITGMEEEIFPHQLSFDEEDGIEEERRLAYVAITRAREKLFLTRANRRNIWNTYKHNQPSRFLEDIPENTYVLKDERTYRHDEENGYGIFSNSQRQARWKDNYDSDYKDKYEWKNTLTLEDYTTYKIGEKSNKGFIGKIGVKKNVTVPDKNDVNSFGNENKTVKIQEYDFEIGDKVRHKTFGDGIITGFEEQKVNSTVTVKFKNGSVKKLLLRFKPLTKIEE